Part of the Flavobacterium sp. KS-LB2 genome is shown below.
ATTATCAATATAAACGGTTCCTGCTGGTGCACCAGACAGTACTAATTGAGCAATGTGTCCTTTGGTTGTTAAACCCGTAAATTCTGAAAATGGGATATCATAACTGTTCCATCCCGATAAATTAGGCGTACGCGTTACTTCAAACTCTACATCATCTCCTCCTTGGTACACGCCATTGGCACCAAAATCAACTAATTTAACTCGAAAAGCGGTCAAATCAGGTGTCCATACATCAATATGGAAATACAGCATTTGTGTAGCGTCTATCGTTCCTGTAGCGTCTACTCCAAAATAATTCAAATTCGTATATTTCTTAGTATCATTTCCAGCAATTTGCATATCTGTCAAAGTACTTCCAACTGACCAATCTGTTCTCCAAGTCGTGACAGGAACATTTGTGTAAGTATTACTAAACATAGATATAACATTTGCTGCCGGCGTTGTAGGTATTGGTGCAGCAACAGTAGGTTCTGTTGGCGCGACTACTACGGTTGATTTATAGAAGTAAAAATTATCTAAATACACTGTTGTTCCTGATGGTGTAGATGACAAACTCATTTGAAATACATTGCTAAAGTTTATCCCTGGAAAGTTAGCAGCATTTAAAATCACATCAAAGCTATTCCATCCTGCTGCAATTGTTAAAGTCACTCCAGATTCTACAGGACCAGGATTTATAAGATTAATTTTTACCGAAGTGGCACTTGAAGACCATAAATCAACATGCATTTTAGTCATATCAGAAAGATCAAAGACCTCAGCACCTGGTAATGTTATTCCTTGATAATTAAAATTACTTAGTTTTCTTGTGTTATTAGTTGCAATAAGCTCATCTGTCACATCTGTAGACTGACCCCAACATTTACACCAATCTCCCGCTTTATAAACCGCATAAGCTTCACTATAAATAGATTTCACATCAGTTGCAACTCTCACTGGAGGTGTTGGAGCAGCTTCAGTAGGTGCTGTTGCCGCAACTGGAGCAGTTATTTTTGCAGAAAAAGTAATATTATCCACATAACAGACATGATCAGCCGATCTTGTAGTTCCTTCAGGGATAAAATCAGGAAACACAATGATTTGATCAATTCCGGTAGAAACACCTTCGCCTATTTTCCCGGCAAAGTTGAATGTCAACTCCTCCCATTCGTTTATTTTAGTATTAGTAACGGTAATTTCTCCCGTAGAACCACCATCAGGTCGTGCTAATTTAATACCCACTTTACTGATGACATCTTTATATACCATCATTTTAATAGTACTGTTCGTTTCATTTAATGTAAAAGTACCAATCCCATTAGTACCAGAAGCATGAGCCGTTTCAAAACCAGTATACCAGGCGCCTGCAACCAAAGCAGTAAATTTAGCTGCTGTATTAGACGTATTGATTCCTGTTTTGTCAGGGTTTGATGCCAATAATGAAGCAGTTGATCCTCCTGAAGGATTATCAAAAGAAGTCAAAACCCAAGTAGATCCATATTCCCCTGTTTCAAAAGTAACGGGTGCGTATGGGGCTGTAGCCGGAGGAGCTACTATAGCAACTTTATTAAAATAAACATTATCTATAAAGATTGTTCCTGGTGAACCCGAGAAAACAAACTGTGCAATATGCGCTTTTGTCGTAAGTCCTGTAAATTCTGAAAGCGGAATTTCTAGGCTGTTCCAACCACTTAAAGTTAAAGTACGAGTTATTTCAAACTCCTTATCATCGCCACCCTGATAGGCACCATCAGCACCAAAATCAACTATCTTCACTTTGAATGTGGTCACATCTGGAGTCCAAACATCAATATGAAAGTTAAGCATTGCTGAAGCATCAATTTTATTAGCTTCAGTAATTACCCCAAAATAACTTAAGTCAGTATATTTTTTAGTGTCATTTCCAGCCACTTGAATATCTGACAAAACATTTCCAGATTGCCCCCAATCCGCTCTCCAATTATCAACTGTAACATTAGTGTAAGGATTACTAAATAAAGAAATAACATCAGCAGCAGCTACTGTAGGTGTTGGTGCAGCTATTATTGGAGTTGTAGCTGCGGGTTTTGCAGAAAAAGTAACATTATCAAAATAACTAGTAGTTTCAGCAGTTCTCGCATTAAAATCTAAAAAGAAGATAATTTGATCAATATTGATGGTTTCAAACAACCCTATTTTCCCTGAGAAGTCAAATGTCAATTCTTCCCATTCGTTAATTTTAGTGTTAGCCACTTTAATTTCTTGTTGCGCACCACCATTTGCTATTGCAAATTTGATGGCCACATCACTAATAACAGATTTATAGACCATTATTTTAATTATGCTATTGGAAGTACTCAAAGTAAAAGTACCAATACCATTTGCTCCAGAAGCGTGGGCTGTTTCAAATCCGGCGTATGGAGCCGCACCTGAAACCGTTGTTCCAGCTATAAATTTCCCTACCGTTGCTGAACTGTTAATTCCGCCTGGAAATGGATTAGGAACTTTAGAATATCCAGCTCCACTTCCATTTTCAAAAGTGGCAAATGACCATGTAGAACCGAACTCTCCGTTCTCAAAGGTTATTGGTGCGTTTTGTGAAAACCCTATTGAAAAAACCAATAGGAAAATGAATAAAGTAATGTTCTTCATAATTTTGAGTTTATAGTTATTCTCAAATTTATGAATCTATTGTATTGTGATTTTAAATTATAAGTATCTAAAAACTATACAACACCCCAAAGAAATCCTACTATCAAAAATAACAGTAAATAGTACTGCAACTGAGGCTTAGCTCTATTTTACAAGACACTAATAAAGAAAAACAAAACTTCATTACACTACGATGTTGTGGTAATGTTATGGTGAATTCCTATTTCAATCACTTTATTTTTAAATAAAACATAATTTATTATTAAATAAAAAACCATAATCACAAAAAAATACAGAAATAAATACATAATTATAAGTGAGATTACTTAAAAAAATCCCGCAATGTAATTAAACAAGGCGGGATTAAATAACACTATATGTTTACTAAGCAATATTACAACTCCAATGCTTTTTTAGGATTGTTATCCATCAATAATTCCATTGGATTTTCTAACGCTTCTTTTACAGCTACTAAGAAACCAACAGACTCACGACCGTCAATAATTCTATGGTCATAAGACAACGCTACATACATCATTGGGTGAATTTCTACTTTACCGTTTACAGCAATTGGACGCTCAATAATATTGTGCATACCCAAAATTCCTGATTGTGGAGGATTGATAATTGGCGTAGATAACATACTTCCAAAAACACCACCGTTAGTAATCGTGAAGGTTCCTCCAGTCATATCATCTACTGTGATTTGTCCGTCACGTGCTTTTAATGCTAATCTTTTAATATCTGCTTCAACCCCACGAAAAGTCAAGTTCTCTGCATTACGAACTACAGGAACCATTAATCCTTTTGGCCCTGAAACCGCAATTGAAATGTCACAAAAATCGAAAGCAATCTTATGATCACCATCCATCATTGAATTTACATCTGGAAATAATTGCAATGCTCTAGTTACTGCTTTGGTAAAGAAAGACATGTATCCTAAACCAATTCCACCATGTTTTGCCTTAAACGCATCTTTGTATTCGTTACGAATCATATTGATTGGCGTCATGTTTACTTCGTTGAAAGTAGTCAACATGGCTGTTTCGTTTTTGGCAGCAACTAATCTTTCTGCTACTTTACGACGCAACATCGATAATTTAGTTCGCTCTGTTCCACGAGATCCACCAGTAGGAGTTCCCATTGAAGGCACTGCATTTACAGCATCATCTTTAGTAATTCTTCCGTCTTTTCCAGTTCCTGTTATGGAAGCTGGTGCTATATTTTTTTCGTCTAATATTTTTCTTGCCGCTGGAGATGGAGTTCCTGAAGCGTAAGTTGCTGCTGGAGCTACTGCTACTGGAGTCGCTTTTGGAGCTTCTGCTTTAACTTCAGCTTTTGGAGCTTCAACTGCAGCCACTGGCGCGTCACCTGACGGTTTTGCTGCACTAGTATCGATTAAACAAACTACCGCTCCTACTGCTACTGCATCGCCTTCTTCTGCTTTTAAAGTAATGATTCCGCTTGCTTCTGCTGGCAATTCTAATGTTGCTTTATCAGAATCAACCTCAGCAATTGCTTGGTCTTTCTCTACATAATCTCCGTCTTTTACCAACCAAGTTGCAATTTCAACTTCTTTTATAGATTCCCCTGGTGATGGGACTTTCATTTCTAAAATCATCTTTCTTTTAGTTTAAAGTTTAAAGTTAAATCATTTAAAGTTTAAGGTTTAAAGTTCTACAAATGGGACTTTAAACCTTAAACTTTAAACTTTTTTCTATCTAAATAAATTTTTATCAAACACCATTTTTATGGCATCAGCATGACGGCGTTTTGCTCTGGTGTAACTTCCTGCGGCCGGAGCTGCATAAGCCTTAAGAGAAGCTAATCTCCATTTTACTAGATCAAAATTCATCAACATATAGCTGTAAGCGCCCATATTTTTTGGTTCTTCTTGTGCCCAAACGTAATCATCGGCATCTGGATATTGCGCTATAATTGCTTTTAATTGCTCAACAGGCAATGGGAATAATTGTTCTATCCTAACAACTGCGACATCTTTACGTCCATTATTTTCTCTTTCAGCGATGATGTCATAATAAAATTTACCAGTACAGAAAACCAATGTTTTCACATCTGCTTTGTTTACAGTTGCATCATCAATTGTTTCTTGAAAACTTCCGCTTGCTAACTCTTCTACTGTAGAAACACATCTTGGATCACGCAACAAACTCTTTGGTGTAAAGACAACAAGTGGTTTACGGAAAGTTGTTTTCATTTGTCTTCTTAACAAGTGAAAGAAGTTGGCTGGCGTTGTACAATCGGCAACATACATATTATGTCTGGCGCAAAGTTGTAAATAACGCTCCATTCTTGCTGAGGAATGCTCAGCTCCTTGGCCTTCGTATCCGTGTGGCAATAGTAAAACAATTCCGTTTTGATTGTTCCATTTGTCTTCTCCACAAGAAATGTATTGATCAATCATAATTTGGGCTCCATTACTGAAATCTCCAAACTGTGCTTCCCAAATGGTTAAAGCATTAGGATTAGCTAATGCATATCCGTAATCAAAACCAAGTACGCCATATTCTGACAAAAGAGAATTAAAAATATTGAATTTTCCAGTAGCTCCTTCTAAATTACTTAGCAAGGTTACTTCTTCTTCAGAATCTTCTACTTTCACTACTGCGTGGCGGTGAGAGAAAGTTCCACGCTCCACATCTTGGCCAGAAATACGGATGTCATACCCTTCTGTCAAAAGAGAACCGTATGCTAATGTTTCAGCAGTACCCCAATCTACGGCGTTGTTATCGTAACCGGTTTTTCTATCAGAGACAATTTTACTTATCTTATTGATAAATTTCTTGTCTGTAGGTAAAGTTGAAACCGTTTTTATAATAGAATCTAGCGTTTCTTTTGAAAATGAAGTGTCGTAATTTTGCAACATTTGTGTATCCGTAACCTGCTCAAAACCTTTCCACTCATTTTTCATGAATGGGGTTATGATAGTTAAATCTTTCTTACGGGATTCCTCTAAGTTTACTTCTAACTTAGATTTGTATTCTTGCTCTAATCCTTTTACAAAAGTAGCATCAATTACTCCGTCAGCAAGTAATTTCTCCATGTAAATATCTCTTGGATTCTTATGCTTAGCAATGATTTTATAAAGAACGGGCTGCGTAAAACGAGGCTCATCCCCTTCATTGTGTCCGTACTTTCTATACCCAAGCAAATCGATAAAAACGTCACGCCCAAATTGCATTCTAAAATCTAATGCAAATGACATTGCGTGTACTACTGCCTCAGCATCATCAGCATTGACATGCAATACTGGCGAAAGCGTTACTTTGGCAACATCTGTACAATACGTAGATGAACGCGCATCTAAGTAATTGGTTGTAAAACCAACTTGATTATTAATTACTATATGTATAGTCCCTCCGGTTTTGTAACCGTCAAGTTGCGCCATTTGTATAATTTCATATAAAATCCCCTGACCAGCAATAGCTGCATCACCGTGAACGGCAATAGGCAATACTTTAGAGAAATCGTTAGGGAAATATTTATCTTGTTTTGCTCTTGTAATTCCTTCAATCACTGCGCCAACTGTTTCAAGGTGTGAAGGATTTGGAGCCAAATTGATATTTATATTTTTTCCAGTGCTAGTAACTTTGTCAGCCGTAAGTCCTAAATGGTACTTTACGTCTCCGTCAAAATATTCCTGGTCGTAATCTTTACCATCAAATTCACCGAAGATATCTTGAGTAGATTTTCCAAAAATATTTGCCAAAACATTCAAACGGCCTCGGTGTGCCATTCCCATTACAAATTGTTCAACTCCTTTTTCAGCTGCTTTTTCAATTAAAGCGTCTAAAGCTGGAATGATTGATTCTCCACCTTCAAGAGAAAAACGTTTTTGACCTACATATTTAGTATGTAAAAAGTTTTCAAAAGAAACGGCTTGGTTTAATTTATTCAGAATTGATTTCTTTTCTTCCAAAGAAAATTTAGGTTGGTTGTCATTGACACCTAATTTTTTCTGAATCCACTCTACCACTTCTGGCTTACGAATGTACATGTACTCTACCCCAATATGCTGACAATAAATAGTATCAAGGTGAGTTATAATTTCTTGAAGGGTACAAGGCTGTATATTAATCACTTTTGCCGCATCAAAAACAGTATTTAAATCTGCTGCTGAAAGTCCAAAATTAGTGATTTCAAGTGTAGGAGATGAAGTTCTTCTTTCACGAACGGGATTTGTCTTCGTAAACAAATGCCCTCTAGAACGGTAGCCATCTATTAATTTCAATACATTAAATTCCTTTTGAAGCTTATCTGATACTAAATTAATATCTGAGTTATTTGCTGCAAAATTAGCGATTTGCTCCACCTTGTTTTCCTCATTGTAAGTCGTCATCCCAAAGTCAAAACCTTGAAAAAAACTCCTCCAACTTGGCTCAACGCTATCTGGATTCTCTAAATATTGATCGTATAATTGTGCGAAAAATTCGGTGTGTGCTGCGTTTAAAAATGAAAACCTATCCATAATATTTAGTGAATATACTTTTTTGTTAAAATAGTTTGGCAAAAGTACAATAATAGAATAAATTTATAATTTATTTTAAGATACTTTTACATTGAAAAATGTTAAAAAACTGAAAACTTATGACACAGAATAGCTTTTTAGACGATTCCAAATCAATATTAGTACTCATTACTCTATTTTTTTCAAGTTGTCTCTTTGCACAACAAAATACAACACCTCAGAAAACGCAAAATGAGTTTTGGAGGAATGTGCAATTTGGAGGCGGAATTGGCTTAGGCTTTGGCTCTGGATATACAGACATTTCAGTAGCTCCGAGTGCTATTTATAATTTCAATGAATATGTAGCTTTAGGTGTTGGCCTTCAGTATAAATACTTAAAGCAAAAGGATTTTTATGCATCCCATTTATATGGAGGGAGTATTATAGGTCTTTTTAATCCAATACAAGAAATCCAACTTTCGGCAGAACTAGAGCAATTAAGAGTCAATGTAAATTTAGATGGATCAAATAGCAATTCACAAGATTACTGGAATACGGGATTATTTATTGGTGCGGGATACCGATCTGGAAATGCAACAATTGGGGTGCGTTACAATGTTTTAACGGATAAAAATAATATTTACGGCAGCGCATTTATGCCGTTTATTAGATTTTATTTTTAACTCCGTTAAACTCACAATTATCTTACTCTAATTTTCCAGTTTCTGAAGCACTCGGAGAGGAATACTTATTCCTAAACCATACTTTTTGCCATTCTCTTTTTAGAATTAAAAAAGCAACATCTTCGGACAAAACAACCAAATCAGAACCATCGAGTTTTTTTATTTCTTCTTCGGAAACATCGATTATGTATAGTAAATTGAGGTATTCAGCAAATTTGTATTGAATAAGTCGGTAGATTTTTTCATGAAGCTGTAACTTCAATTCATTAGCAGAAATACTCAAAGGGAAATCAATTGCTTCGTTAGCCAAATTGAAGTCCTTATTCATTTGCTCGATTAATTTCAAATATAAGTTTTCGCCTTCTGCTTCAGTAAGTAGTAAATCGGTGTTTTTTGGAACTATAAACATATCTTTAAAATTTCAATAGCAATAGCAATTTTCAATATTGTTATTATGTACAATTTACTTCTTGTTAAATTTCAAATATCAACTTTCAAAGTCAAAATTACTGTTGATTATTGAAATTGAATTACACTTTCCTTCCCATTAAATTCTCTCCAAAAGCTTTCAGCATTTCTTTTTTATCAGCACTAATATTCATTTGATCCAAGGTTTGAAAAGCCTTAAAAGTAAAATCCTGTATCGCTTCTTGTGTTGCTTTTGAAGCACCTGAGCTGTCAAAAAGTTCTTTTACCGTTTTAATTTTTTCAGTATTGTCCTCTGGTTGAATGGAGAACAATCGTCTCAATTCCTTTGCTTCCTCATCTTTTGAAAAAGCAACTGCTTTAAGATACAAATATGTTTTTTTATTTTCAATTATATCACCACCAACTTGTTTTCCAAAGGTTTCAGGATCACCAAAAGCATCTAGAAAATCATCTTGCAACTGGAAAGCCAAACCTAAATTCAGTCCGAAATCATAAATTAAATTTGCATTTTCTTCTGAAGTTTCTGCAATAATCGCTCCCATTTTCATGGCTGCAGCTACCAAAACAGCGGTTTTATATTGAATCATTTTAAGGTATTCTGGAATGGTAACATCATTTCTTTCTTCAAAATCGACATCCCATTGTTGACCCTCACAAACTTCTAGCGCTGTTTTGCTAAATAACTTGGCTAAATCCCGAAAAATAATAGGTTCATATTGTTCAAAATATTGGTACGCTAAAATCAGCATCGCATCACCCGACAAAATTCCGGTGTTGACATTCCATTTCTCGTGAACCGTTTCCTGTCCTCTTCTCAATGGCGCATCATCCATAATGTCATCATGCACTAATGAGAAATTATGAAAGACTTCAACAGCAAGAGCAGCTGGCAACGCTTTTTTATAATCCGCATTAAAAACCTCGGCGCTCATTAAGGTAAGCACAGGACGCATTCTTTTACCTCCAAGATCTAATATATAATGTATGGGTTCATATAGATTTCTAGGCTCTTTGGTTTCATATTGTGATTTCAAATAATCCGAAAGAAACTCTTGATACTGGTAAATAGAATGCATAAATAATTTTTTGGCTAATTTACAGTATTCAATTTGCATTACAAACTCCGATTTACTATCAAATGTTAAATAAATCAAAATACATTGGAAACTATTTTAGTATTCGAAGTTTCCTTATTACTTTTGCAAACGAAAATTTAACATTTACGATTTATTCTATTCTTAAAATAAATTCCAAATACAACGCAACGAATTATGAAAACAAAGTGGACAGTTGACTCCAATCAATCAGATGTTCTTATAAAAATGAGACACTCAATAATTGCTTATTTGGCCGGTTCCATCAATAAATTTAACGGACATATTGATATTGAGGATAATCAGATAGAAGATGCCTCAATAGAATTCTCTTTGAATGTCAATAATAAAGACGCAAAACTAGAGCAAATAGAAACACAATTAGGATTAAATGACCTATTCGATGTTAGGGAATTCCCAATTATTACCTTCAAATCGACCTCATTTGAAAAAATCAACAAAAACATTAATTTTTTAAAAGGAAATCTAACCATCAAGAACATTACAAAAGTGGTAGAACTTGATGCTGAATTCATAGGATTCAATACTTATGATGGAGATCAAAAAGCTGCTTTTGAAATAACAGGACATATAAATCGTAAAGATTTTGGATTAAACTTTACTTCTTTCCATCAAGCCGGCGGGTTAGCTTTAGGGCAAGATATTAAATTTATGGCCAATTTAGAATTAACGGTTTAATTCAAAGATCAAATGTTAAATAAACTTAAAATTTAAGGAAACTATTTTGGTTTTCAAAGTTTCCGAATTACATTTGCACAAATTTTAACCGTTGTAGTATATCAAACGGGACAACAAAAAAGAAAATGAAAGAGAAAATTATAGCTAAAGCAAAGGAGATGTTTTTGAAACTAGGTTTCAAAAGCATTACTATGGATGATATTGCTGGTGAAATGTGTATATCCAAGAAAACGATTTATAAATATTTTGCCAATAAGGAATTGTTGATACACGAGAGCACACAAGTGCTTCACAAGGAAGTTCACGAAATTATTACCGAAATTATTTCTCGAGATTACAACGCAATAGAAGAAAACTTCCAGATCAGAAAAATGTTTGCTGACATGTTCAAATCTACTGATACTTCTCCTATTTATCAGCTAAAAAAACATTATCCAGAAGTGTATGAAACCGTTTTAGAATACCAAGTTCAAGAATGTGAAAGCTGTTTCAAACAAAATATTGAAAAAGGAATTGCTCAAGGCTTGTACAGAAAAGACATCAATATCGAGGTTTATGTTAAACTTTATTATGCTTTGATTTTTACTATTAATGAAAATACACGCTCCGAAAGAGAAGCTGCTGCCTTAGAAATGGAAGCACTGGAATACCACACCCGAGCAATGGCTACAGCCAAAGGGATTGCCGAATTAGAAAAAAACTTACTTAACCCAATTACTTAAACAATGAAAAAAATCATCATACTATTAACCCTAACATTTGCACTTGGCGCTACTGCACAAGAAGTCAAATCGCTTACGCTGAAAGAAGCCATCAACTTCGCTTTAGAAAATAAAGCCGACGCTAAAAAAGCAAAACTAAAAGTAGAAAACAGTGAATATCAAATTCAGGAGGTACGTTCCAGAGCTTTACCGCAAATTTCTGCCAACGGTAATTTGACTTACAACCCTGTAATACAAACCACTGTAATTGATGGAGCAGGATTTGGACAACCAGGAACAACCATTCAGGCAGCTTTTGGTCAAAAATGGGTTTCAACGGCAGGTGTTTCTTTGACACAAGCACTATTCGACCAAACCGTTTTTACCGGTTTGAAAGCAGCAAAATCTACTAGGGAGTTTTACCAAATCAACGAACAATTAACCGAAGAACAAGTAATTGAACGCGTGGCCAATAATTATTATCAGGTTTATGTTCAAAGACAAAAACTGAGTGTTATTGACAGTATGTATAAAAATACCACTAAAGTAAAAGACATCATTAAAGGTCAGTATGATAATGGTCTAGCCAAAAAAATTGATTTAGATCGAACTTTAGTAAGGATTTCAAACATCAATACACAGCGTCAACAAGTTTTGAATGCAGTTCAAATTCAAGAAAACGCATTGAAATTTTACATGGGAATGCCAATAGAAACTCAAATCGAAATTCCACAAACGGCATTTGAAGTGAGCCCACAATCATTATCAGAAGTTCCAAATACGGCAAACAGAACAGAATATTTACTTTTGAAAAAACAAGAACAGCTTTTATTTTATCAAAAAAAGGCTGTTGAGGCGGGTTATTACCCAACATTATCTTTGAGCGCAGGATACAATTACATTGGTCAAGGTCCAAAAATGCCTATTGGTGGAAAACCATCTGACGGTGTGTATTGGTCAGATTTCTCTTCTATCGGTTTGAATTTAAAAGTGCCCATTTTTACTGGATTTGGAACTCGTGCCAAAGTAAGACAAGCCGATATTGATTTGAGAACTATAAAAGAAGACATCAACGATACCAAATTATCTCTTGATCTGGCTTTCGCCAATGCAAAAACGCAAATTGACAACAGTCTAACCACAATCAACAATCAAAGAGAAAATGCGCAGTTAGCCAAAGAAGTTTTAGAAAACACTAGAAACAATTATGTACAAGGTTTAGCCTCATTAACTGATTTACTAGATGCAGAAAACTCATTGACCGAAGCACAAAACAACTATACATCTGCAATTCTAGACTACAAATTAGCAGAAATACAATTAATCAAATCAAAAGGCGAATTAAAAACACTTATAAATAACTAATAAAAATGAAAAAAAATATACTAATCATAGTCGCAATCGTAGCATCTTTAGCCGGTATCGCATACGTCTTAATGAATAACAAAAAAGAAAACGAAGCAAAAACAGCAATTGTAGCAGAGAAAAATGCCAGTGTTTCGGTAAAAGTTGCAACGGTAAAAATCGAAGAAGTTTCTCTTGATTTTTCTGCCAATGGAAATTTTGCACCATTACAAGAATTAAGTTTTTCTGCAGAAAAACCAGGAAGAGTGGTTCGTGTTTTAGTTGAAGAAGGAGACCGTGTAAGAATAGGACAAACTTTAGCGATTGTAAGAAGCGAACAAATTACGGCTGACTTACAAACTGCACAAGCTTCGTATCAAAATGCATTGACGGATTATGGTCGTTTTGAAAATGCATTCAAAACTGGTGGTGTGACAAAGCAACAATTAGACCAGGCCAAATTGAATTTAGTAACTTCAAAATCAAGATTACAACAAGCAAAAGTTAATATTGGCGATACTAATATAAAAGCTACCATAAACGGAATTGTAAATAAAAAATATATTGAGCCGGGATCAGTTCTTGGTGCTGCAACGCAAATGTTTGACATTGTAAATGTTTCAAAATTGAAGTTGAAAGTAAACGTTAACGAAAATCAAGTTGCAGGTTTAAAAGTAGGCAATACAATTACCGTAAAAGCAAGTGTGTATCCTGATGCTACATTCTCTGGAAAAATTACCTTCATCGCGCCAAAAGCAGATGCAAGTTTGAACTTTCCAGTAGAAATAGAAATTTCTAATAACGCTTCAAATGATTTGAAAGCCGGAATGTACGGAACTGCTGAATTTGCTTCAAACCAACAAAAACAATCGTTGATGATTGTTCCTAGAAATGCTTTTGTAGGAAGTGTGAGCAGCAACGAAATATTTGTAATCGAAAATGGAACTGCTAAACTGAAAACGGTCACTGCAGGAAGAATCCTTGGTGATAAAGTAGAAATTTTAAATGGACTTTCTGATGGTGAAACTGTAATTGTTACAGGTCAAATCAATCTTCAAGACGGATCTAAAGTAGATGTTATTAAATAAGTCGTAAAGTCGTAAAGAAACAGCTCAGAGCCTAAAGCAATATAAAACATGAAATTAGCAGAAATATCCATAAAACGTCCTTCATTAGTTATCGTATTATTTACGATTCTAACATTAGGAGGACTGTTCAGTTACAGTAATTTAGGTTACGAATTGATTCCGAAATTTGAAACAAACGTGATTTCAATTTCAACTGTATATCCCGGTGCATCTCCTAGTGAGGTGGAAAACACCGTTACTAAAAAGATCGAAGACGCAATTTCGTCCCTCGAAAACATCAAAAAAATTGACTCGAAATCTTTTGAAAGTTTATCATCGGTTGCGATAACATTGACATCAACCGCTGATGTTAATATTTCTATGAACGATGCGCAACGAAAGATAAATGCCATTATCAATGACTTGCCAGATGATGCACAAGCGCCTTCGTTAAACAAGTTTTCTTTGAGTGATTTACCAATCATGACCATTGGTGCCAACGGAAAAATGGACGAAGTAGCATTTTATGACTTAGTTGATAAAAAATTAGCGCCCGTACTATCACGTGTACAAGGAGTTGCACAAGTAAACATCACTGGTGGACAAGAACGTGAGATTCAGGTCAATCTTGATGCCGTAAAAATGCAAGCCTACGGACTCTCAGTTCCTCAGGTGCAACAAAACATTCTATCTTCGAACTTAGATTTTCCAACA
Proteins encoded:
- a CDS encoding TetR/AcrR family transcriptional regulator → MKEKIIAKAKEMFLKLGFKSITMDDIAGEMCISKKTIYKYFANKELLIHESTQVLHKEVHEIITEIISRDYNAIEENFQIRKMFADMFKSTDTSPIYQLKKHYPEVYETVLEYQVQECESCFKQNIEKGIAQGLYRKDINIEVYVKLYYALIFTINENTRSEREAAALEMEALEYHTRAMATAKGIAELEKNLLNPIT
- a CDS encoding polyprenyl synthetase family protein; protein product: MHSIYQYQEFLSDYLKSQYETKEPRNLYEPIHYILDLGGKRMRPVLTLMSAEVFNADYKKALPAALAVEVFHNFSLVHDDIMDDAPLRRGQETVHEKWNVNTGILSGDAMLILAYQYFEQYEPIIFRDLAKLFSKTALEVCEGQQWDVDFEERNDVTIPEYLKMIQYKTAVLVAAAMKMGAIIAETSEENANLIYDFGLNLGLAFQLQDDFLDAFGDPETFGKQVGGDIIENKKTYLYLKAVAFSKDEEAKELRRLFSIQPEDNTEKIKTVKELFDSSGASKATQEAIQDFTFKAFQTLDQMNISADKKEMLKAFGENLMGRKV
- a CDS encoding TolC family protein, translating into MKKIIILLTLTFALGATAQEVKSLTLKEAINFALENKADAKKAKLKVENSEYQIQEVRSRALPQISANGNLTYNPVIQTTVIDGAGFGQPGTTIQAAFGQKWVSTAGVSLTQALFDQTVFTGLKAAKSTREFYQINEQLTEEQVIERVANNYYQVYVQRQKLSVIDSMYKNTTKVKDIIKGQYDNGLAKKIDLDRTLVRISNINTQRQQVLNAVQIQENALKFYMGMPIETQIEIPQTAFEVSPQSLSEVPNTANRTEYLLLKKQEQLLFYQKKAVEAGYYPTLSLSAGYNYIGQGPKMPIGGKPSDGVYWSDFSSIGLNLKVPIFTGFGTRAKVRQADIDLRTIKEDINDTKLSLDLAFANAKTQIDNSLTTINNQRENAQLAKEVLENTRNNYVQGLASLTDLLDAENSLTEAQNNYTSAILDYKLAEIQLIKSKGELKTLINN
- a CDS encoding 2-oxoglutarate dehydrogenase E1 component, yielding MDRFSFLNAAHTEFFAQLYDQYLENPDSVEPSWRSFFQGFDFGMTTYNEENKVEQIANFAANNSDINLVSDKLQKEFNVLKLIDGYRSRGHLFTKTNPVRERRTSSPTLEITNFGLSAADLNTVFDAAKVINIQPCTLQEIITHLDTIYCQHIGVEYMYIRKPEVVEWIQKKLGVNDNQPKFSLEEKKSILNKLNQAVSFENFLHTKYVGQKRFSLEGGESIIPALDALIEKAAEKGVEQFVMGMAHRGRLNVLANIFGKSTQDIFGEFDGKDYDQEYFDGDVKYHLGLTADKVTSTGKNININLAPNPSHLETVGAVIEGITRAKQDKYFPNDFSKVLPIAVHGDAAIAGQGILYEIIQMAQLDGYKTGGTIHIVINNQVGFTTNYLDARSSTYCTDVAKVTLSPVLHVNADDAEAVVHAMSFALDFRMQFGRDVFIDLLGYRKYGHNEGDEPRFTQPVLYKIIAKHKNPRDIYMEKLLADGVIDATFVKGLEQEYKSKLEVNLEESRKKDLTIITPFMKNEWKGFEQVTDTQMLQNYDTSFSKETLDSIIKTVSTLPTDKKFINKISKIVSDRKTGYDNNAVDWGTAETLAYGSLLTEGYDIRISGQDVERGTFSHRHAVVKVEDSEEEVTLLSNLEGATGKFNIFNSLLSEYGVLGFDYGYALANPNALTIWEAQFGDFSNGAQIMIDQYISCGEDKWNNQNGIVLLLPHGYEGQGAEHSSARMERYLQLCARHNMYVADCTTPANFFHLLRRQMKTTFRKPLVVFTPKSLLRDPRCVSTVEELASGSFQETIDDATVNKADVKTLVFCTGKFYYDIIAERENNGRKDVAVVRIEQLFPLPVEQLKAIIAQYPDADDYVWAQEEPKNMGAYSYMLMNFDLVKWRLASLKAYAAPAAGSYTRAKRRHADAIKMVFDKNLFR
- a CDS encoding YceI family protein; this translates as MKTKWTVDSNQSDVLIKMRHSIIAYLAGSINKFNGHIDIEDNQIEDASIEFSLNVNNKDAKLEQIETQLGLNDLFDVREFPIITFKSTSFEKINKNINFLKGNLTIKNITKVVELDAEFIGFNTYDGDQKAAFEITGHINRKDFGLNFTSFHQAGGLALGQDIKFMANLELTV